The Pirellulaceae bacterium genome contains a region encoding:
- a CDS encoding M81 family metallopeptidase yields MSRPIAVGSIFIECNHFGGAAADLDTFRRSELLFDDEVTNVTDGVIGGMFNVLQKAERSTVPLLVASGCPSGPVTADCYTELKTQLLARLKISLPVEGVLLGLHGAASAENAGDLEGDLLVAVRQLVGSETPVVATLDLHAHITQTMMTYADALLAWETYPHRDAFETGQRGAQTLIDMLDGKLVPTMAMAKAPVMVSAIHGGTEQPGPFASIMHRAKTWERNGDVYSAGAILVHPYLDLPEMGGGGIVITHGDMDRAVRLATQLATEYWERRFELEPDLLTPQAAIQAGLRVDGQVLLVETADCCGGGAAGDSIASIRALQSFGRNYSSVATIVDPSAAKLCHQAGRGAEVQLNLGHQIDPRWGDPIEVKGHIVKLTDGQFQYQGGIWDGRFGAMGPSAVLRSDYLEIGIATHPTYEWCGEQLASLGIDTTHTKFVVVKNPMNYQMVWPSAKVFVLDTPGPTPATLRHLPFSRLQRPFFPLD; encoded by the coding sequence ATGTCACGTCCAATTGCAGTGGGTTCGATCTTCATTGAGTGCAATCACTTTGGTGGAGCTGCGGCAGACCTCGACACCTTTCGACGTTCCGAGTTGCTCTTCGACGATGAGGTGACGAACGTCACCGATGGAGTCATCGGTGGTATGTTCAATGTTTTGCAGAAGGCCGAACGAAGTACTGTGCCTCTGCTTGTTGCCAGTGGATGTCCCAGCGGACCGGTTACGGCTGACTGCTATACGGAACTGAAGACGCAACTACTTGCCCGGCTGAAAATCTCTCTTCCGGTGGAGGGTGTGCTGTTGGGGTTGCACGGCGCAGCATCCGCTGAAAACGCTGGTGATCTGGAAGGCGATCTGTTGGTCGCTGTGCGGCAACTCGTTGGATCCGAAACGCCTGTTGTCGCGACACTGGATCTGCACGCTCACATCACTCAAACGATGATGACCTATGCAGATGCGTTGCTCGCATGGGAGACCTACCCGCACCGCGACGCCTTTGAAACCGGACAACGGGGCGCCCAGACACTGATCGACATGCTTGACGGAAAACTCGTTCCAACCATGGCGATGGCCAAAGCCCCGGTGATGGTGAGTGCGATTCACGGTGGCACAGAACAACCAGGACCTTTCGCATCCATCATGCATCGTGCGAAAACATGGGAGCGTAACGGCGATGTGTACTCTGCAGGCGCGATTCTCGTTCATCCCTATCTCGATCTTCCGGAAATGGGCGGCGGCGGTATTGTGATCACCCATGGCGACATGGATCGAGCCGTTCGTCTAGCCACACAGCTGGCTACCGAATATTGGGAACGGCGATTCGAACTCGAACCTGACCTGCTCACTCCGCAAGCTGCGATCCAGGCAGGACTCCGAGTCGATGGCCAAGTATTACTTGTGGAAACGGCCGACTGCTGCGGGGGTGGCGCGGCTGGCGACAGCATCGCGTCCATCCGAGCGCTACAAAGCTTTGGCCGGAATTATTCGAGCGTTGCAACGATTGTCGATCCGTCCGCGGCAAAACTTTGTCACCAAGCGGGCAGGGGAGCGGAGGTCCAACTCAACCTTGGTCATCAAATTGACCCACGATGGGGAGATCCCATCGAAGTGAAAGGGCATATCGTAAAACTCACCGACGGCCAGTTCCAATATCAGGGTGGCATCTGGGACGGTCGCTTCGGAGCCATGGGACCGTCTGCGGTTCTCCGCAGCGACTACCTTGAAATCGGCATTGCCACTCATCCGACTTATGAATGGTGTGGTGAGCAACTTGCCTCACTGGGAATTGACACCACCCACACCAAGTTTGTGGTTGTCAAAAACCCGATGAATTACCAAATGGTCTGGCCATCCGCAAAAGTCTTCGTGCTCGACACACCTGGACCAACGCCCGCAACGCTCCGCCATCTGCCATTCTCGCGTCTTCAGCGACCCTTTTTTCCACTTGATC